Below is a window of Tolypothrix bouteillei VB521301 DNA.
AGCGAGTTTGAGATTGTGCGATCGCAGTTTGTACGGACAGCAAGTTCTCTTCTAGAGTTTGGATCTCTTGGTGCTTTGTCTGGTACTGTTGAGTTTGTTGGTCGATCGTGCTCTGCGCTTGCTCGAGATTGGTACGCATCTGTTCAATTTCGCTTTCGAGGCTTTGCAGTTCCTGTCCCTGTTGCTGCCGTTGCTTTTCAATCAGTGCAAGAATTTGTTTGAAATCCGTGCTTTTATCCTCAAGTTCGGGACCGGGAGTTTTGCCTTGTTTTTTGCACAACATGAGCTGATGTTGCCTGCAAATCTCCGTGCGTTCCTGCAAACTTCGACGCTGTCCTACCAAAGTTTGGTTCAACATTTGATAAGAATCTTTCTCATCTAAGAGTTCGGACTCCAATTCAGAACGTTCTCCTCCCGATACTCCATCGATCTTGTTTTGCAGTTCTTCTATAATTTTTTGTCTTTCTATTAATTCTTGTTCTTGCTCGTTAACAAAGTTAGAGTCTATATTTAACTTCTGCTGTAAATCCCGCAAAGTGTCTTGCAGTTGTTCTACAGACATTTGTTCTAAAGCAGCTATATCAACTTTTGGCGTAGAAGTAACATCACTTGATATGGAAGCAAGAAAGCTAATTTGCTTGTGTAGCTCTTCTTGATACTGCAACTGCTCTTTTAAAGAACGAGCGTACTCCTGCTTATTAGCAAGCGTGACCGTATCGACTTTTAACTTTGCTATTTGCTCCTCTATGGATTGCTGGGCTTGCTGCCATTCGTTTTTTTGCTCGGATAAAGTTTGTGACAGGCGACTGGCTTCTTTTTGTTGTTGCTCAACCACAGCCTTCTGCTGTTCGAGTTGTTGCCAGTGTGGGTTTAGGACGGCTTGTTGCCTTTCTGCAATTTCAAAGGCGATATTGAGATTTTCGCGTACTGTTTCTGTAGGTGCAACACTTGTAGAAAGGTGAGAGAGCAGGTCATTCAAGGTTTTGCATTGTTCTTCATCAAGCACAGCCCCTTGCTGACACTCTGCTTTAAATTCTTCCAAACGGCGTTGCTCGCCGCGCAAGTGTTCCCACGCTCCCTCTAATTCTTGTCGGTTACGTTCCATCTCTGTTCGCAACCGTTCTATTTCCTCTCGCGCTGCTTCTACTTCCTTCAATTGCGTTTCACAGCGTTGAAAGTCTTCCTCCATGTGTTGCAGTTGTTCCAAACGCGTCTCTAATTCCATTTCGCGGCGATTGAATTCCTGCGCTTGAAATGTCAGCGATTGCTTCCACTGATCGATTTCTTCTTCCTTAACTTTGAATTTCTCTACCTGTCGGGAAAAGTTTTGCAAAATATTAATCAGCGGACGTCCTGCTTCTTGGACCCTTTGCACTTGGCGGTTGGGAGTAAGTTCAACGAGGATCAGGGCTCCATCATTTAATTTGCTTGCTTCTTCACCTGCGATCGTTTCTTCAGAAACTGTCGTCCAACTCTGGTCATTTCGCTGGCATGCCAACAACTTCAGTTCGGTTTTGCCACCGCCACTGAGTAAACCACCTTTTTGTTTTTGTACTTCTGCTAAATATAGCACACTGTTATTCCTCTGGTGTACTTGATGTTCGCGTTTTGAGTTATATCTTACATAATGGTTTTTGCCTGCCTTATTTATCCCAAATATAGGAAAATTAAGACAGACTATATTTTCTAAAGCCGTAAAATTTACGTCTTGTTAAATAGTCTTGATAGTCTCTATCCCGAGCAAACGGGTTTACCGATCGCTCTTATTTTGTACGGTCAGTAGTGACAATGGCTACCGTGTAATTACTAGCATTGTCAAACTCTATTAAAAGAACTTAAGATAGGCTATGTTCAAGTATCTGAGCGATCGTCATTTGTCTTTAATCTCTAGTCCTTTGCCTTACTTTTGACTTAAGGCTATTGATAAATGGAAGAACCTTTTAGCTAATGGTAAATTACTGATTATCCCCCCTATTAAAAGTTATATATTATCTCAACAAGAACCGCCATAATATGCTGAGTGTAACAAACACTAATGATAAGGAGTTCCCATAAGCTCAATGCAGGGAAATTTAAAAGAAATTGATATTCGCAGTATTTTGCAATTGATAGAGTTGGGACAACGAACAGGGGTATTGTTTGTTGAAATTGACGGCTCTCGCAATGGCAAAATATTTGATGTGGGTAATGCCTTAGGTTGCGATGCGTCTGAAGCGAGCTGTCCTCAGTCTTGGTTTGTTTTTTTTCTAAACGGTCAAATAATCTATGCCACAAATGGCGGTCATTTGTCACCTTTAAGCGATTACCTGCGGCATTACCGCATCACCTTACGTCTTGAGGACATACAAATCGAGCCTCTAGAATTCTCACACATACC
It encodes the following:
- the hmpF gene encoding pilus motility taxis protein HmpF, with amino-acid sequence MLYLAEVQKQKGGLLSGGGKTELKLLACQRNDQSWTTVSEETIAGEEASKLNDGALILVELTPNRQVQRVQEAGRPLINILQNFSRQVEKFKVKEEEIDQWKQSLTFQAQEFNRREMELETRLEQLQHMEEDFQRCETQLKEVEAAREEIERLRTEMERNRQELEGAWEHLRGEQRRLEEFKAECQQGAVLDEEQCKTLNDLLSHLSTSVAPTETVRENLNIAFEIAERQQAVLNPHWQQLEQQKAVVEQQQKEASRLSQTLSEQKNEWQQAQQSIEEQIAKLKVDTVTLANKQEYARSLKEQLQYQEELHKQISFLASISSDVTSTPKVDIAALEQMSVEQLQDTLRDLQQKLNIDSNFVNEQEQELIERQKIIEELQNKIDGVSGGERSELESELLDEKDSYQMLNQTLVGQRRSLQERTEICRQHQLMLCKKQGKTPGPELEDKSTDFKQILALIEKQRQQQGQELQSLESEIEQMRTNLEQAQSTIDQQTQQYQTKHQEIQTLEENLLSVQTAIAQSQTRLSLYEETLQPIQDSIDGLRHKLEGIAQSVTQVQETGDLQIQAITQMRQTLESILS